From Solea senegalensis isolate Sse05_10M linkage group LG7, IFAPA_SoseM_1, whole genome shotgun sequence, a single genomic window includes:
- the LOC122772310 gene encoding phenazine biosynthesis-like domain-containing protein 1 isoform X1 — MEISIFTVDAFTNLPFKGNPAAVCPLMHELTDDLYQKIAAEMSLSETAFITRINSSDTFTTGQAINVTAFITRINPSDSFATGSRFHLRWFSPITEVNLCGHATLASASVLFKHMKNENPVVVFETRGGDLAVSQRGDSYIMDFPLNPPMKQDPNEFSDTIKAIVGNNPVQDVCLNTNTKKLMIRLDDSCERSVLTGLKVDPAVLESSEKSGRVRGVIVTAKGSPDCQPGYDFYSRYFAPWVGIPEDPVTGSAHTVLGSYWSKELGKKKMLAYQCSSRGGDLELEARDDGRINIIGQAVTVLQGNLTL; from the exons ATGGAGATTTCAATATTTACAGTGGATGCGTTCACTAATTTACCTTTCAAAGGAAATcctgcagctgtgtgtccacTCATGCAT GAGCTGACAGATGATTTGTATCAGAAGATAGCAGCAGAGATGAGCCTGTCGGAGACAGCTTTCATCACCAGGATCAACTCCTCTGACACTTTCACCACAGGTCAGGCGATAAATGTTACTGCATTCATCACCAGGATCAACCCCTCTGACAGTTTCGCCACAG GATCGAGGTTCCACCTCCGATGGTTTTCACCAATCACTGAAGTGAATCTTTGTGGTCACGCTACTCTGGCCTCTGCATCTGTGCTGTTCAAGCATATGA AGAATGAGAATCCTGTAGTGGTGTTTGAAACAAGGGGTGGAGACCTGGCTGTGTCTCAGCGGGGGGACAGCTACATTATGGACTTTCCTCTCAACCCTCCCATGAAGCAG GATCCGAATGAGTTCAGTGACACCATCAAG GCAATAGTTGGAAACAACCCTGTCCAGGATGTTTGTCTGAACACCAACACAAAGAAACTGATGATTCGACTAGATGACAGCTGTGAaag GTCAGTGCTAACAGGCCTGAAAGTGGATCCTGCCGTTCTGGAGAGCAGTGAGAAGAGTGGACGAGTCAGAGGAGTGATCGTCACCGCCAAGG GTTCTCCAGACTGCCAGCCAGGATACGACTTCTACTCCAGATACTTTGCTCCATGGGTCGGTATCCCTGAGGATCCAGTCACTG GTTCTGCTCACACAGTCCTGGGTAGCTACTGGTCTAAGGAACTgggaaagaagaaaatgctGG CTTACCAGTGCTCGAGTCGCGGCGGGGACCTGGAACTGGAAGCGAGAGATGATGGAAGAATCAACATAATTGGACAAGCCGTCACTGTGCTGCAGGGGAATCTCACGCTGTAG
- the LOC122772310 gene encoding phenazine biosynthesis-like domain-containing protein 1 isoform X2 yields MEISIFTVDAFTNLPFKGNPAAVCPLMHELTDDLYQKIAAEMSLSETAFITRINSSDTFTTGSRFHLRWFSPITEVNLCGHATLASASVLFKHMKNENPVVVFETRGGDLAVSQRGDSYIMDFPLNPPMKQDPNEFSDTIKAIVGNNPVQDVCLNTNTKKLMIRLDDSCERSVLTGLKVDPAVLESSEKSGRVRGVIVTAKGSPDCQPGYDFYSRYFAPWVGIPEDPVTGSAHTVLGSYWSKELGKKKMLAYQCSSRGGDLELEARDDGRINIIGQAVTVLQGNLTL; encoded by the exons ATGGAGATTTCAATATTTACAGTGGATGCGTTCACTAATTTACCTTTCAAAGGAAATcctgcagctgtgtgtccacTCATGCAT GAGCTGACAGATGATTTGTATCAGAAGATAGCAGCAGAGATGAGCCTGTCGGAGACAGCTTTCATCACCAGGATCAACTCCTCTGACACTTTCACCACAG GATCGAGGTTCCACCTCCGATGGTTTTCACCAATCACTGAAGTGAATCTTTGTGGTCACGCTACTCTGGCCTCTGCATCTGTGCTGTTCAAGCATATGA AGAATGAGAATCCTGTAGTGGTGTTTGAAACAAGGGGTGGAGACCTGGCTGTGTCTCAGCGGGGGGACAGCTACATTATGGACTTTCCTCTCAACCCTCCCATGAAGCAG GATCCGAATGAGTTCAGTGACACCATCAAG GCAATAGTTGGAAACAACCCTGTCCAGGATGTTTGTCTGAACACCAACACAAAGAAACTGATGATTCGACTAGATGACAGCTGTGAaag GTCAGTGCTAACAGGCCTGAAAGTGGATCCTGCCGTTCTGGAGAGCAGTGAGAAGAGTGGACGAGTCAGAGGAGTGATCGTCACCGCCAAGG GTTCTCCAGACTGCCAGCCAGGATACGACTTCTACTCCAGATACTTTGCTCCATGGGTCGGTATCCCTGAGGATCCAGTCACTG GTTCTGCTCACACAGTCCTGGGTAGCTACTGGTCTAAGGAACTgggaaagaagaaaatgctGG CTTACCAGTGCTCGAGTCGCGGCGGGGACCTGGAACTGGAAGCGAGAGATGATGGAAGAATCAACATAATTGGACAAGCCGTCACTGTGCTGCAGGGGAATCTCACGCTGTAG
- the hnrnph3 gene encoding heterogeneous nuclear ribonucleoprotein H3 produces the protein MSLNDEGYVVRIRGLPWSCTQEEVASFFSDCDIIGKVDGVCFTYSKEGRPSGEAFIELKTAEDFKNALVKDRKYMGHRYIEVFKSNRSEMEWVLKRSGPADYDSCSGCMLRLRGLPFGCSKEEIVQFFSGLRIVPNGITLPVDYQGRSTGEAFVQFASKEIAEKALGKHKERIGHRYIEIFKSSRNEIKAYYELPRRGMGAQRPGPYDRPMMTTGPRGGFFAPGIGRGGTLMNTMRSRGGYGGGYSGFDNYNGFNNYCFGNGMFDERVRGERGGRGMGGHAYSGQVDAGSGFHSGHFVHMRGLPFRATEGDIAKFFSPLNPLRVHIDVAPNGKSTGEADVEFRAHEDAVAAMSKDKNHMQHRYIELFLNSTSSGASEMSRGGGGYYSNSGGGGSSRSSGLRGGY, from the exons ATGTCTTTGAATGATGAGGGTTATGTGGTTCGGATCAGAGGACTACCCTGGTCCTGCACACAGGAGGAGGTGGCCAGTTTCTTTTCTg ATTGTGACATCATTGGTAAAGTAGACGGAGTGTGCTTCACCTACTCTAAAGAAGGCCGTCCCAGTGGAGAGGCATTTATTGAGCTGAAAACAGCAGAAGACTTTAAGAATGCTCTTGTCAAGGATCGTAAATACATGGGACATCGATACATAGAAG TTTTCAAGTCAAACCGTAGTGAAATGGAGTGGGTGCTGAAACGAAGTGGTCCTGCTGACTATGACAGCTGCAGTGGTTGCATGCTGAGACTTAGAGGCCTGCCCTTTGGCTGCAGCAAGGAGGAGATTGTTCAGTTTTTCTCAG GGTTGAGAATCGTGCCAAATGGGATTACTCTGCCAGTGGACTACCAGGGGAGGAGCACAGGGGAAGCCTTCGTGCAGTTTGCCTCAAAGGAGATAGCAGAAAAGGCTCTGGGGAAACACAAGGAAAGAATAGGGCACAG GTATATAGAGATTTTTAAGAGCAGTCGCAATGAGATCAAGGCGTACTACGAGCTGCCTCGACGAGGGATGGGAGCCCAGAGACCAGGACCGTACGACAGACCCATGATGACGACGGGACCCAGAGGAGGGTTTTTCGCACCGGGGATTGGTCGTGGTGGGACTCTGATGAACACCATGAGGAGTAGAGGAGGTTACGGTGGAG GTTATAGTGGCTTTGACAACTACAACGGTTTCAACAACTACTGCTTTGGAAACGGAATGTTTGATGAgcgagtgagaggagagaggggaggaagag GAATGGGAGGCCACGCTTACAGCGGTCAAGTTGATGCCGGCTCAGGCTTTCACAGCGGCCATTTTGTTCACATGAGGGGTCTGCCTTTCCGTGCCACAGAGGGAGACATTGCTAAG TTTTTCTCTCCTTTGAATCCACTGAGGGTTCACATCGATGTGGCTCCTAACGGCAAATCAACCGGAGAGGCAGACGTGGAGTTTCGCGCCCATGAAGATGCTGTGGCGGCCATGTCCAAAGACAAGAACCACATGC AGCATCGCTACATTGAGCTGTTCCTCAACTCAACATCAAGTGGAGCTTCAGAAATGA GTCGTGGCGGCGGCGGTTACTACAGTAActcaggaggaggtggaagctCGCGGAGCAGCGGACTGCGAGGTGGATACTGA